The following are encoded together in the Pungitius pungitius chromosome 7, fPunPun2.1, whole genome shotgun sequence genome:
- the gpr17 gene encoding uracil nucleotide/cysteinyl leukotriene receptor, with protein sequence MESVTMALPSNQPTEICAAVDTTVENTLFGCFYILVFFLALNGNSLALWIFSHQRGVSSPANVFLIHLAVADLSYVIILPLRATYHLTGGHWPFGEVPCRLAGFLFYVNMYASLYFLACVAVDRYMAVVHPVRSLKVRRARYAHIISFSLWALVTVSMAPLLITHQTAEVNGVTVCSQLYREKASPKALISLAVAFTPPFLATLTCYLLIIHSLHRGSRLEPALKLRALRTIGLVMLIYVVCFLPYHVSRATFILGYSHPDVSCQTRRGLSLANRLTSSLTCLNGAMDPLIYLFGAEKFRGTLMRLFCKDRASVSGATSGELKGTHESSVSAKSEF encoded by the coding sequence ATGGAGTCTGTTACGATGGCGTTGCCGTCCAATCAGCCAACAGAGATCTGCGCAGCAGTGGATACAACAGTTGAGAACACGCTGTTTGGATGCTTCTACATCCTGGTTTTCTTCCTGGCGCTGAATGGTAACAGCCTGGCTCTCTGGATCTTCTCTCACCAGCGCGGCGTTTCCTCCCCAGCTAACGTCTTCTTGATTCACCTGGCTGTGGCGGACTTGTCCTACGTGATCATCCTCCCGCTGAGGGCCACCTACCACCTCACCGGGGGCCACTGGCCCTTTGGCGAGGTGCCCTGCAGGCTGGCGGGATTCTTGTTTTACGTCAACATGTACGCCAGCCTGTATTTCCTGGCTTGCGTGGCGGTGGATCGTTACATGGCCGTGGTGCACCCTGTGAGGTCGCTGAAGGTCCGCCGGGCCCGCTACGCCCACATCATCAGCTTCTCGCTGTGGGCGCTAGTTACCGTCTCCATGGCGCCGCTGCTTATCACCCACCAGACGGCGGAGGTGAACGGCGTGACGGTGTGCTCGCAGCTGTACAGAGAGAAGGCCTCGCCCAAGGCGCTCATCTCCCTGGCTGTGGCCTTCACCCCGCCATTCCTCGCCACCCTGACCTGTTACCTGCTCATCATCCACAGCCTGCACCGGGGCTCCCGGTTAGAGCCGGCCCTCAAGCTAAGGGCCCTGCGCACCATCGGCCTGGTCATGCTCATCTATGTGGTCTGCTTCCTGCCCTACCATGTGAGCAGGGCCACTTTCATCCTGGGCTACAGCCACCCTGACGTCTCGTGCCAGACACGCAGGGGCCTGAGCCTGGCCAACCGGCTCACCTCTTCCCTCACCTGCCTGAACGGTGCCATGGACCCGCTGATCTACCTGTTTGGCGCCGAGAAGTTCCGCGGCACTCTGATGCGATTGTTTTGCAAAGATCGGGCGAGCGTGTCGGGAGCCACCAGCGGAGAGCTGAAGGGGACACACGAGAGCTCTGTGAGCGCCAAGTCTGAGTTCTGA